Proteins encoded within one genomic window of Chitinophaga parva:
- a CDS encoding carbonic anhydrase, which translates to MHTQNAISQKYTTAAQVLTSLKAGNARFVKGAQMARNLYQQMTETAGGQWPLAAIVSCMDSRTAAELIFDQGLGDIFSIRLAGAVITDNVLGSLEYACKVAGSKLIVIMGHSHCGAVKGACDAVELGNLTALLGRITPAVHQEQNIKEDRTSNNRDFVEAVTHLHTERSVQAVMEQSNILRSMVLSGEVGIIGAHYNVENGEVTFLDHTCYINNPASSTNTAA; encoded by the coding sequence ATGCACACACAGAACGCTATCTCACAGAAATATACCACCGCCGCACAGGTACTCACCTCCCTCAAAGCCGGTAATGCCCGCTTTGTTAAAGGCGCACAAATGGCCCGTAACCTGTACCAGCAAATGACGGAAACCGCCGGCGGACAGTGGCCGCTGGCCGCTATTGTAAGCTGCATGGACTCCCGCACCGCCGCAGAGCTCATCTTTGACCAGGGCCTGGGCGATATCTTCAGCATACGCCTGGCCGGCGCCGTGATCACAGACAATGTGCTGGGCAGCCTCGAATATGCCTGCAAAGTAGCCGGGTCCAAGCTGATCGTGATCATGGGCCATTCCCATTGCGGTGCCGTAAAAGGCGCCTGCGATGCCGTGGAGCTGGGCAACCTCACTGCCTTACTGGGCCGCATTACCCCTGCTGTACACCAGGAGCAAAACATCAAGGAGGACCGTACTTCCAATAACCGCGATTTTGTAGAAGCCGTAACCCACCTGCACACAGAACGCTCCGTGCAGGCGGTAATGGAACAAAGCAATATTCTCCGTAGCATGGTACTGAGCGGGGAGGTGGGCATTATCGGTGCACACTACAACGTGGAAAACGGGGAAGTAACTTTTTTAGATCACACGTGTTATATAAATAATCCTGCCAGCAGCACCAATACTGCGGCATAA
- a CDS encoding methionine aminotransferase has product MIFPFTSKLPDVGTTIFSVMSALAAQHQAINLSQGFPDFDTSDELKDLVNMAMQKGFNQYAPMPGLPALREVLAAKVQRLYGTSVNADTEITITPGGTYAIFTAIATCIGPGDEVIIFEPAYDSYIPNVLVNGGVPVLIPLSYPDYYIDWALVKSRITTRTKMIIINTPHNPTGSILKAGDLQMLEHIAELHNLIVLSDEVYEHLVFDGATHESVLRYPNLLKRSFAVFSFGKVFHITGWKMGYCIAPAHLMAEYRKVHQYLCFSVNTPMQHGLAAFLQYPEHYETLPSFFQQKRDHFLSLMKESRFTPLPSHGSYFQLMKYDRISNEGDKDFAVRLTKEAGVASIPVSAFYQDGKDDHVVRFCFAKQDETLQRAAERLVEL; this is encoded by the coding sequence ATGATCTTTCCATTTACTTCCAAACTGCCGGATGTAGGCACTACCATTTTTTCCGTGATGAGCGCCCTGGCAGCCCAGCACCAGGCCATTAACCTGTCACAGGGATTCCCGGACTTTGATACCAGCGATGAGTTGAAAGACCTGGTGAACATGGCTATGCAAAAGGGGTTTAATCAATACGCGCCTATGCCCGGCCTGCCGGCCCTGAGAGAGGTCCTGGCCGCCAAAGTGCAGCGCCTGTACGGCACATCCGTGAATGCAGATACGGAGATCACCATCACCCCCGGTGGCACTTATGCCATCTTCACAGCCATTGCTACGTGCATAGGCCCGGGCGATGAAGTGATCATCTTTGAACCGGCCTATGACAGTTACATTCCCAACGTACTGGTAAATGGAGGCGTGCCGGTGCTCATCCCGCTTTCGTACCCCGATTACTATATTGACTGGGCACTGGTGAAAAGCAGGATCACTACGCGTACTAAGATGATCATCATCAACACCCCGCATAATCCTACCGGCAGCATTCTCAAAGCCGGCGACCTGCAAATGCTGGAGCACATTGCGGAGCTGCATAATCTCATCGTACTTTCTGACGAGGTGTATGAGCACCTGGTGTTTGACGGGGCAACCCATGAAAGCGTGCTGCGTTATCCCAACCTGCTGAAACGCAGTTTTGCCGTGTTCTCTTTTGGTAAAGTATTCCATATCACCGGTTGGAAAATGGGGTATTGCATAGCACCGGCCCACCTGATGGCGGAGTACCGGAAAGTGCACCAGTACCTGTGTTTTTCTGTGAACACGCCCATGCAGCATGGCCTGGCCGCTTTCCTGCAATACCCGGAACATTATGAAACGCTGCCCTCCTTCTTCCAGCAAAAGCGCGATCACTTCCTGTCGCTCATGAAAGAAAGCCGCTTTACGCCGCTTCCCAGCCATGGCAGCTACTTTCAGCTGATGAAGTATGACCGTATATCCAATGAAGGGGATAAGGATTTTGCGGTGCGCCTCACCAAAGAAGCCGGTGTGGCCAGCATCCCGGTGTCTGCCTTCTACCAGGATGGAAAGGATGATCATGTGGTGCGGTTCTGCTTTGCAAAGCAAGATGAGACGTTGCAGCGCGCAGCGGAGCGGTTGGTGGAATTATAA
- a CDS encoding mannose-1-phosphate guanylyltransferase, whose amino-acid sequence MTQLNRHFYVAIMAGGIGSRFWPFSRTDYPKQFLDMLNTGKTLLQWTYERFLPLVPAENIYVITHEQYADLVAEQLPALPADNIVAEPSRKNTAPCVAYISHKIHKKDPLASIICAPADHLILDQVSFINSCLIALQFVENHNALVTLGITPTRPDTGYGYIQFETQQVADNVYPVKTFTEKPNLDIARTFLKSGDFLWNAGIFVWQSKSILAALKEHLPEVDELFVAEEAALNTPLEKEVIEVIYSQCTNISIDYGIMEKADNVYVIPSNFGWSDLGTWASAYDNLEKDYLGNAVQGKNVMVIDSTNSMVKAPHDKLVLLQGLDDFIVIDTHDVLLICKKDKEQQIKDYVAEVKRHKGDRYL is encoded by the coding sequence ATGACACAGTTAAACCGACATTTTTATGTGGCCATCATGGCCGGGGGCATCGGCAGCCGCTTTTGGCCCTTTAGCCGGACCGACTATCCCAAGCAGTTCCTGGACATGCTCAATACTGGCAAAACACTGCTCCAGTGGACCTATGAGCGCTTCCTGCCCCTGGTGCCCGCAGAAAATATCTACGTTATTACCCACGAGCAGTATGCAGACCTGGTGGCTGAGCAGTTGCCTGCACTGCCGGCAGATAACATCGTGGCAGAGCCTTCCCGTAAGAATACCGCCCCCTGCGTGGCTTATATTTCCCATAAGATCCATAAGAAAGATCCGCTGGCCAGCATTATCTGTGCCCCGGCAGACCATCTCATCCTGGACCAGGTATCTTTTATCAATTCCTGCCTCATAGCCCTGCAGTTTGTGGAAAACCACAATGCACTGGTAACGCTCGGCATCACGCCTACCCGTCCGGATACGGGCTATGGTTACATCCAGTTTGAGACCCAGCAGGTAGCAGACAATGTGTACCCTGTGAAAACATTCACCGAAAAGCCCAACCTGGATATAGCGCGCACTTTCTTAAAGAGCGGTGATTTCCTGTGGAATGCAGGCATTTTTGTATGGCAGTCCAAGTCCATCCTGGCGGCCCTGAAGGAACACCTGCCGGAAGTAGATGAATTATTTGTTGCAGAAGAAGCCGCGCTGAACACGCCCCTGGAGAAAGAAGTAATTGAAGTGATCTATTCCCAGTGCACCAATATCTCTATTGATTACGGTATCATGGAGAAGGCGGATAATGTGTATGTGATCCCATCCAACTTTGGCTGGAGCGACCTGGGTACCTGGGCCTCTGCTTATGACAACCTGGAAAAAGATTACCTGGGCAATGCCGTACAAGGCAAGAACGTAATGGTGATAGACTCAACCAACAGCATGGTGAAGGCTCCGCACGACAAGCTGGTGCTCCTCCAGGGCCTGGATGATTTTATTGTGATAGACACCCATGACGTGCTGCTCATCTGCAAAAAAGATAAAGAACAACAGATCAAGGACTATGTGGCCGAAGTGAAACGCCACAAAGGCGATAGATATCTGTAA
- a CDS encoding KpsF/GutQ family sugar-phosphate isomerase: MKQQKVINIKQVALRTLQEEAAAIEGLKTFINDDFEKVVQLIGHCTGRVVVTGIGKSAIIAQKIVATFNSTGTPSLFMHAADAIHGDLGMIQEQDVVLCISKSGDSPEIKILAPLVRNFGNPLVAMVGNASSYLAQAADYVLNTSVPKEACPNNLAPTTSTTAQLAMGDALAVCLIELHGFTAEDFAKFHPGGTLGKKLYLRVGDLSKQHPAPAVLPESNLRTVIVEISSKMLGITAVVDAQGQLAGAITDGDLRRMLEKEVSPVQITAADIMSRQPKCIQEQELAVNALEKMRQYDITQLLVLDGETYKGIIHLHDLIREGII; this comes from the coding sequence ATGAAACAGCAAAAAGTGATCAATATAAAGCAGGTAGCCCTGCGCACTTTGCAGGAAGAAGCGGCAGCGATAGAAGGGCTGAAGACCTTTATTAATGACGACTTTGAGAAGGTAGTGCAGCTTATCGGGCACTGCACCGGCAGGGTGGTGGTAACGGGCATTGGCAAGAGTGCCATCATTGCCCAGAAGATCGTAGCCACGTTCAATTCCACGGGTACACCCTCCTTGTTTATGCATGCCGCAGACGCCATCCACGGCGACCTGGGCATGATACAGGAACAGGATGTGGTGCTTTGCATTTCCAAGAGCGGAGATTCACCTGAAATAAAAATACTGGCCCCCCTGGTCCGCAACTTTGGCAACCCGCTGGTGGCCATGGTAGGTAACGCCAGCTCATACCTGGCACAGGCGGCAGATTATGTGCTGAACACCAGTGTGCCTAAAGAAGCTTGCCCTAACAACCTGGCACCCACTACCAGCACCACTGCCCAATTGGCGATGGGGGATGCGCTGGCAGTATGTTTGATAGAGCTTCACGGGTTTACCGCGGAAGATTTTGCTAAGTTCCATCCCGGTGGCACGCTGGGAAAGAAACTGTACCTGCGTGTGGGAGACCTCAGCAAGCAACATCCTGCCCCGGCTGTATTGCCGGAAAGCAACCTGCGGACCGTGATCGTGGAAATCTCTTCCAAAATGCTGGGCATCACTGCTGTAGTGGACGCACAAGGCCAGCTGGCCGGTGCTATCACCGATGGAGACCTGCGCCGCATGCTGGAAAAAGAGGTGTCGCCCGTGCAGATCACCGCGGCAGATATTATGTCGCGCCAGCCCAAATGCATCCAGGAACAGGAACTGGCCGTAAACGCGCTGGAAAAAATGCGCCAATATGACATCACGCAGCTGCTGGTGCTGGATGGCGAAACATATAAAGGCATCATTCATTTACACGACTTAATCCGGGAAGGAATTATCTAA
- the recQ gene encoding DNA helicase RecQ — MAVVKESLLDALQENFGFSAFKGNQEAIINSILSGRDTFVIMPTGGGKSLCYQLPALMSPGCALIVSPLIALMKNQVDLVRSYSSKDNVAHFLNSTLSKTQIKKVRTDLLAGKTKLLYVAPETLTKQENLDFFRELAISFVAVDEAHCISEWGHDFRPEYRRLKEMIEQINDKLPIIALTATATPKVQSDIVKNLSLHEPNTFISSFNRTNLYYEIRPKRKKDATIKEIVKYIHQHKGKSGIIYTLNRKTTEELADMLVANNIKAVAYHAGLDANTRASRQDQFLHEDVEVIVATIAFGMGIDKPDVRFVIHYNIPKSLENYYQETGRAGRDGLEGNCICFYSHQDVQKLEHLMRDKSLSEREMGAQLINETVAYAESAVCRRKVILHYFGEASNVENCGKCDNCLHPKEKIEVKNRVTIVLRAIQGLQERFGSDYVVNVITGKVTPQISTYRHDQLPEFGEGKEHDAHFWNSLIRQMMLEGLIEKDIEEYGLLKLTDKARQFLKEPHAIYVALNHQFDVEGNDEDEDAKVEAQASADPALFEMLKDLRKKVAKEKNLPPFVIFLETSLEDMATQYPTTLEELEKIQGVSKGKAVRYGKQFIAVIDKYVQDNDITKPDDFVMKSVVNKSGMKVFIIQNIDKKIPLETIAKNKELTMQELLSEMETIVASGTKLNLDYCIDEELDDYAQDEILDYFKNCETSSLALAKEELADGDYSLDQLKLMRIKFLVVYGN; from the coding sequence ATGGCGGTCGTAAAGGAAAGTTTGTTGGATGCATTACAGGAAAATTTCGGCTTCTCTGCCTTCAAGGGCAACCAGGAAGCAATTATTAATAGCATCCTTTCGGGCAGAGATACATTTGTGATCATGCCCACCGGCGGTGGAAAATCGCTCTGTTACCAGCTTCCGGCACTGATGAGCCCGGGCTGTGCGCTGATCGTTTCCCCGCTCATAGCGCTGATGAAGAACCAGGTAGACCTGGTGCGCTCCTACAGCAGCAAAGACAATGTGGCCCATTTCCTCAACTCCACCCTTTCCAAGACCCAGATCAAGAAAGTAAGAACAGACCTGCTGGCCGGCAAGACCAAGCTGCTCTATGTGGCCCCGGAAACCCTGACCAAGCAGGAAAACCTGGACTTTTTCCGCGAACTGGCGATCTCCTTTGTGGCCGTAGACGAGGCCCACTGTATTTCCGAATGGGGACATGATTTCCGCCCGGAATACCGCCGCCTCAAGGAAATGATAGAGCAGATCAACGACAAGCTGCCCATCATTGCCCTTACCGCCACCGCTACACCCAAAGTGCAGAGCGATATAGTTAAGAACCTGAGCCTGCACGAGCCCAATACCTTCATTTCTTCCTTCAATCGTACCAACCTCTACTACGAGATCCGCCCTAAACGGAAGAAAGACGCTACCATCAAGGAAATTGTTAAATACATTCACCAGCACAAAGGCAAAAGCGGTATTATTTATACCCTCAACCGTAAAACCACGGAAGAGCTGGCCGACATGCTGGTGGCCAATAATATTAAGGCCGTGGCTTACCACGCCGGGCTGGACGCCAATACCCGTGCCTCCCGCCAGGATCAGTTCCTCCATGAGGATGTGGAAGTGATCGTAGCTACCATCGCTTTTGGTATGGGGATAGACAAGCCCGATGTGCGCTTTGTGATCCACTACAACATTCCCAAAAGCCTGGAAAATTATTACCAGGAAACCGGCCGCGCCGGCAGGGATGGCCTGGAAGGCAACTGTATCTGCTTTTACTCCCACCAGGATGTGCAGAAACTGGAGCACCTCATGCGTGACAAATCGCTCAGTGAGCGTGAAATGGGCGCCCAGCTGATCAACGAAACAGTGGCCTATGCTGAAAGTGCCGTATGCCGGCGCAAAGTGATCCTGCATTACTTTGGCGAAGCCTCCAATGTGGAAAACTGCGGCAAGTGCGACAACTGCCTGCACCCGAAGGAAAAGATAGAGGTGAAGAACCGGGTGACCATTGTACTGCGCGCCATCCAGGGCCTGCAGGAGCGCTTTGGATCAGACTATGTGGTGAATGTGATCACCGGCAAGGTAACCCCACAGATATCCACTTACCGCCATGACCAGCTTCCGGAGTTTGGTGAAGGCAAAGAACACGATGCCCATTTCTGGAACTCCCTCATCCGCCAGATGATGCTGGAAGGCCTGATCGAAAAAGATATTGAAGAATACGGCCTGCTCAAACTTACCGACAAGGCACGCCAGTTCCTCAAAGAACCTCACGCCATTTACGTAGCACTGAACCACCAGTTTGATGTGGAAGGCAATGACGAAGATGAAGACGCCAAGGTAGAGGCACAAGCCTCCGCAGACCCGGCCCTCTTTGAAATGCTGAAAGACCTGCGTAAAAAAGTGGCCAAGGAAAAGAACCTGCCTCCTTTCGTGATCTTCCTGGAAACATCACTGGAAGATATGGCTACGCAATACCCTACCACACTGGAAGAGCTGGAAAAGATACAAGGTGTAAGCAAGGGTAAGGCCGTGCGGTATGGCAAGCAATTCATTGCTGTGATCGATAAATATGTGCAGGACAATGACATCACCAAGCCGGATGATTTTGTGATGAAGAGCGTGGTGAATAAAAGCGGTATGAAGGTGTTCATCATCCAGAACATTGATAAAAAGATCCCGCTGGAAACCATTGCCAAGAACAAGGAACTGACCATGCAGGAACTGCTGAGCGAAATGGAAACTATCGTAGCCAGCGGCACTAAACTGAACCTGGATTATTGCATTGATGAAGAGCTGGACGACTACGCCCAGGACGAAATACTGGACTACTTTAAAAACTGCGAAACCTCCAGCCTGGCGCTGGCTAAGGAGGAACTGGCAGATGGAGATTACTCCCTGGATCAGCTAAAACTCATGCGTATTAAGTTCCTCGTTGTATACGGGAACTAG
- a CDS encoding winged helix DNA-binding domain-containing protein has product MAKMPIAHLRLQQQHISHPINTAVAAATHLVAVQAQDYAAAKWALGLRAPGVTDAGIEAAYNAGSIVRTWAFRNTLHTLAADDVHWVLDLVGQRMISKHATYYRQHGIEESTLRKSQPILHRVLEGGQHLTREALADALTARRIKLGPQHINFILLRAAMDKLVCYGPRQGKALTFTLLQDWVKPPKATLGFDEALAQLAQRYCQSRGPVTSADFAWWAGLTGTDAKKGMEMATGLETFTSNGQTYYMPAGLKLQHDGKGIYLLAAFDEYLVGYADRSAALDDPTFKKVVYTANGIFFPTIVINGRVEGIWKRTFKNNEVYVTLHPFSPLSKTRLAAITTVARRYAAFMGCKLVLSNPGPT; this is encoded by the coding sequence ATGGCTAAAATGCCCATTGCCCATCTCCGCCTGCAGCAGCAACACATCTCTCATCCGATAAATACCGCGGTGGCAGCAGCTACCCACCTGGTAGCAGTACAGGCCCAGGACTATGCAGCCGCCAAGTGGGCCCTGGGCCTGCGGGCACCCGGTGTTACGGATGCCGGCATTGAAGCCGCCTATAATGCCGGCAGCATTGTGCGCACCTGGGCATTCCGCAACACGCTACACACGCTGGCCGCCGACGATGTGCACTGGGTATTGGACCTGGTGGGCCAGCGTATGATCAGTAAGCATGCCACCTACTACCGCCAGCACGGCATTGAAGAAAGTACCCTGCGCAAGTCGCAGCCTATCCTGCACCGCGTGCTGGAAGGTGGTCAGCACCTCACCCGCGAAGCCCTGGCAGACGCCCTCACTGCCAGGCGCATCAAACTTGGACCCCAACATATCAACTTCATCCTGCTACGCGCCGCAATGGATAAGCTGGTCTGCTACGGGCCCCGCCAGGGCAAAGCGCTCACCTTTACCCTGCTGCAGGATTGGGTGAAGCCACCCAAAGCTACGCTGGGCTTTGACGAAGCCCTGGCCCAACTGGCCCAACGTTACTGTCAAAGCCGCGGCCCTGTAACCAGCGCCGATTTTGCCTGGTGGGCAGGCCTTACCGGTACAGATGCAAAGAAGGGGATGGAAATGGCCACAGGCCTGGAAACGTTTACCAGCAACGGGCAAACTTATTACATGCCTGCAGGCCTGAAGCTGCAGCATGACGGAAAAGGCATTTATCTTTTAGCGGCCTTCGATGAATACCTGGTGGGTTATGCAGACCGTAGCGCTGCCCTGGACGATCCAACATTTAAAAAAGTGGTTTACACCGCTAATGGCATCTTCTTTCCCACCATCGTGATCAATGGCCGGGTGGAGGGTATCTGGAAACGGACCTTTAAAAACAATGAAGTGTACGTAACCCTGCACCCCTTTTCTCCCCTGAGCAAAACCCGCCTGGCAGCCATCACCACCGTGGCCAGGCGTTACGCGGCATTCATGGGGTGTAAACTGGTCCTTTCTAATCCCGGCCCCACTTAG